DNA sequence from the Kiloniellales bacterium genome:
GCCTTCCCCAGCGCGAGATAGATCGACTGGCCGAGCCCGGTGGTCCCGATCAGCGCCGCGATCACCAGCATGGCGAAGGCGTAGAGGATGGTCTGGTTGAGGCCCAGCAGGATCGTCGGTGCCGCATAGGGCGCGCGCACGTCGCGCAAGATCTGCCACTCGGTCGCGCCGCTGGAGATCGCCGCCTCCATCATCTCCTCCGGCGTGTTGACCAGGCCGTGCCGCGTGTAGCGGATCATCGGCACGATCGCGTAGGCGCAGATGGCGAGGAAGGCCGAGAACTCGCCGATCTGGAAGACCATCAGCACCGGGATCAGGAAAACGAAGAGCGGAATGGTCTGCAGCATGTCGCAGATCGGGCGCACGACCCTCCAGACCATCGGCCAGACCGCGCTGGCCAGGCCGATCAGACCGCCGACCACGGCGCAGGCAAAGACCGCCGCACCACTGAGATAGAGCGACAGGAGCGCCCGCTCCCAGAGGCCGGACACGAGGATGGTCGAGAGCAGGCCGACCGACAGGATCGCCAGGCGCGGGCCGCCGGCGACCCAGCCGAGCGTGGCCGCGCCGGCGAGCACGAAGGGCCAGGGCAGGTTGGCGATGCCGGTCTCGAGCATCCCCACCGCAATCATGACCAGCAGGCCGCCGGTCAGGCGCCCGCGCCAGGCCAGCAGCAGTCCGGCGGCGGCCCCGGCCGCGAAGAGCCAGGAACTCATGGCCGGGGTCCAGGCGAAACCCCAGGTGAAGGGCAGCACCGCCTGATCGAGGCCGATCCTGAGCGGCAGCAGCACGAAGAACATGGCGTTGTTCTTCAGCCCGTCCAGCCACGCGCCGTTGGCCCGGGTGAAGTCCGTCAGGCCCTGGTCCATGGCCGCGGCCATGGGGTCGAGCAGCGTCAGCTCCGCCGGGTTCGGCAGGCGCGCCCAGAAGGCGGCCGTGAAGACCACGGTGACGCCCAGCAGGGCCCAGACGACGCGCTTGTCGTAGCGCTTGCGCTCGGTCGCGAGCGTGCCGCTCATGCGGTCGATCACCACCGCGAAGACGACGATCACCAGGCCCGCCAGCATCGCCTGGCCGAACTGCGCCTTGCGCATGGTCAGGAGAACTTCCCAGCCGATGTCGTTGAACCCGCCGATCACGGCCGCGATGATCACCATGCTCAGCGCGGCCATGAGGCACTGGTTCACGCCGACCATGATCTGCGACGCGGCCGAGGGGATCTCGACCTGGAACAGCTGCTGGAACCGCGTGCCGCCGGACATGATGGCGGCCTCCTTCACCTCGTGCTCGACCCGCTCCAGACCCAGCATCACGTTCCGCGCCATGGGCGGGGCGGCGTAGATGGCCGAGGCGATCAGGCCGACCACGGGGCCGAAGCCGAACAGCAGCAGGATCGGCGTCAGGTAGGCGAAGGTCGGCACGGTCTGCATGACGTCGAGC
Encoded proteins:
- a CDS encoding ABC transporter permease subunit, which codes for MSAVADIAPPRLARLTAGAQAAVIALAVGAVCLALEPVAPWLVEWPVALVLPATDWVGAALTWGLEGVKPVARLFSEVMRYPMEGANFALNGTPWPIVIGLVTALGWYLGGLPMAALGFLGLFFVLASGYWSEGMNTLALVAVSVPLALIMGGAIGILANEVPRIKAALQTVLDVMQTVPTFAYLTPILLLFGFGPVVGLIASAIYAAPPMARNVMLGLERVEHEVKEAAIMSGGTRFQQLFQVEIPSAASQIMVGVNQCLMAALSMVIIAAVIGGFNDIGWEVLLTMRKAQFGQAMLAGLVIVVFAVVIDRMSGTLATERKRYDKRVVWALLGVTVVFTAAFWARLPNPAELTLLDPMAAAMDQGLTDFTRANGAWLDGLKNNAMFFVLLPLRIGLDQAVLPFTWGFAWTPAMSSWLFAAGAAAGLLLAWRGRLTGGLLVMIAVGMLETGIANLPWPFVLAGAATLGWVAGGPRLAILSVGLLSTILVSGLWERALLSLYLSGAAVFACAVVGGLIGLASAVWPMVWRVVRPICDMLQTIPLFVFLIPVLMVFQIGEFSAFLAICAYAIVPMIRYTRHGLVNTPEEMMEAAISSGATEWQILRDVRAPYAAPTILLGLNQTILYAFAMLVIAALIGTTGLGQSIYLALGKADVGLGISAGAAMAILALVADRLVQGFAEERRRALGL